ACGACTCGATCGGTGAGCTCGGTGTGGGTGGCGAGGTATCCCATGAGCCCCCCGGCGAAGCTGTCCCCCGCGCCCGTTGGGTCGACGACGGTCTCGAGCGGATACGACACGGTGGCGAAGCGCTCCTCTTCCCGGAAACAGAGCACCCCGTGCTCGCCACGCTTGACGACGACGGTACCCGGACCCATGGCGCGAATCTTGGCAGCGGCTTTCACGAGGTTGTGCTCGTCGCCCAATTGCCGCGCCTCTTCGTCGTTGATCACGAGGAGGTCGATTCCTTCGAGCATCGTGCGAAGCTCGGCGGGCGTCCTCTCGATCCAATAGTTCATCGTGTCGGCACCGATGAGCAAGGGCTCGCGTATCTGCTCCATCACGCTCAGCTGGAGCGACGGGTGGATGTTCGCCAGAAAGACGAGCGACGACTGCTCGAAGTGCCGGGGAATATCCGGCCGAAAGGTCTCGAATACCCCGAGCTCGGTATAGAGCGTCTCCCGCTTCGAGAGATCGTCACTGTACTTCCCTCCCCAGCGAAAGGTCTTCCCTTTGCTGGTCACGAGCCCGGCGAGATCGATCGACCGTCCCTCGAAGACGCTTCGCTCGGTGTCGGTGAAGTCGTCTCCGACCACCGCTACCACGTTGACGTCGGTAAAGAACGAGGCCGAGAGCGCGAAGTAGGTGGCCGCCCCTCCCAGAACATCCTTCCCCACTTTCGTCGGGGTTTGGAGATCGTCGAAGGCGACGGATCCGACGACGAGTATCGACACCTTTCTCGCTCGGGGAGCTAATCGATGTACTTGCCGATGAGCGGCGCCAGATCGCGCTTGATGTGCTCGGGGATGAAATCGCGCTGAGTGATGATCGAGGTCGCGAGCGCGTTCGCGTGCGGCGACGGCTCGGTGAGGTCCAACCGGGCGATGGTTCGAGTGATGATCTGACGGGCCGCTTCCGCGTTCTTGAAGAGGTTCTCGATCACCTGCTCGACCGTGACCGAGGCGTGGCTCACGTGCCAGCAATCATAATCGGTCACGAGCGCGAGGGTCGCGTAGCTCATTTCGGCTTCACGAGCCAGTTTGGCCTCCTGGAGGTTCGTCATCCCGATGATGTGCCCTCCCCAGGAGCGGTAGAGCTCCGACTCCGCCAGCGTCGAGAACTGAGGGCCTTCGATGCAAACGTAGATCCCGCCTCGGTGCATCCGTGCCCCCGCCTCGATACCGGCTTCATGAACCAGGTTCGACAGCCGTTGGCAAAACGGTCGCGAGAACTCCACGTGTGCCGCGATCCCGTTTCCGAAGAAAGTCGACACCCGCCCGCGCGTCCGGTCGATGAACTGGTCGGGCACGACCACGTCGAGGGGGTGAATGTCTTCTCTGAGAGAGCCG
The genomic region above belongs to Vicinamibacteria bacterium and contains:
- a CDS encoding PfkB family carbohydrate kinase: MSILVVGSVAFDDLQTPTKVGKDVLGGAATYFALSASFFTDVNVVAVVGDDFTDTERSVFEGRSIDLAGLVTSKGKTFRWGGKYSDDLSKRETLYTELGVFETFRPDIPRHFEQSSLVFLANIHPSLQLSVMEQIREPLLIGADTMNYWIERTPAELRTMLEGIDLLVINDEEARQLGDEHNLVKAAAKIRAMGPGTVVVKRGEHGVLCFREEERFATVSYPLETVVDPTGAGDSFAGGLMGYLATHTELTDRVVRQAIIFGSVLGSFSVEDLGTARLQRLTREEVYERYQAFKELTDFAPV
- the mtnP gene encoding S-methyl-5'-thioadenosine phosphorylase, with the translated sequence DVETVELETPFGKPSAPYVLGQLEGKPVAFLARHGEGHRLLPSELNFRANLFGFKLLGVEHVLSASAVGSLREDIHPLDVVVPDQFIDRTRGRVSTFFGNGIAAHVEFSRPFCQRLSNLVHEAGIEAGARMHRGGIYVCIEGPQFSTLAESELYRSWGGHIIGMTNLQEAKLAREAEMSYATLALVTDYDCWHVSHASVTVEQVIENLFKNAEAARQIITRTIARLDLTEPSPHANALATSIITQRDFIPEHIKRDLAPLIGKYID